A genomic region of Thermoanaerobaculia bacterium contains the following coding sequences:
- the tyrS gene encoding tyrosine--tRNA ligase, whose amino-acid sequence MSPKDQVAYLKKGAEHLIEEAELLKKIERGKPLTIKVGFDPSAPDIHLGHTVVMRKMRHFQELGHRVIFLIGDFTGLIGDPSGKKTTRPQLSREEVLENAETYKKQAFKILDPEKTVIDFNSRWLGELGSEGWIRLAGKVTLARIMERDDFTKRWQANEPIFLHELLYPLAQGYDSVALKADVELGGTDQLFNLLVGRNLMREYTLEPQVVLTLPLLEGLDGVEKMSKSLNNYVAVEDPSGEMFGKLMSVSDTMMWKYYTLLTDFSPAEIEGFKKDVEEGRRHPKDAKVALAKSIVADFHSREAADEAHAEFERIFREGQVPTDMPEHTLPASEPRMVVHLLKDLDLCPSNAESRRMIAQGAVSINGEKVSDEGLTLEPKPGDILTLKVGKRRWARVTFN is encoded by the coding sequence ATGAGTCCAAAGGATCAGGTGGCGTACCTCAAGAAGGGCGCCGAACACCTGATTGAAGAAGCCGAACTGCTGAAAAAGATCGAACGCGGTAAGCCTCTCACGATCAAAGTGGGGTTTGATCCTTCCGCTCCGGACATCCATCTGGGGCACACCGTCGTGATGCGCAAGATGCGGCACTTTCAGGAACTCGGACACAGGGTTATTTTCCTGATTGGAGACTTCACCGGTCTTATCGGGGACCCATCGGGAAAGAAAACGACCCGGCCCCAGCTCTCCAGGGAAGAGGTCCTGGAGAATGCCGAAACCTATAAAAAGCAGGCTTTCAAGATCCTGGATCCCGAAAAGACCGTCATCGATTTCAACAGCCGCTGGCTGGGCGAGCTCGGGTCGGAGGGATGGATCCGGCTTGCAGGGAAAGTCACCCTTGCCCGGATCATGGAGAGGGACGACTTCACGAAACGATGGCAGGCCAACGAACCGATCTTCCTGCACGAACTCCTCTACCCACTGGCGCAGGGATACGACTCCGTCGCGCTGAAGGCCGACGTGGAGCTGGGAGGAACCGATCAGCTCTTTAACCTTCTCGTGGGCCGCAATCTCATGCGCGAATACACCCTGGAGCCCCAGGTGGTCCTGACCCTTCCTCTCCTGGAGGGTCTGGACGGCGTGGAGAAGATGTCCAAATCCTTGAACAACTACGTGGCTGTGGAGGATCCGTCCGGGGAGATGTTCGGCAAGCTGATGTCGGTTTCCGACACGATGATGTGGAAGTACTACACCCTGCTCACCGACTTTTCTCCCGCAGAGATCGAGGGCTTCAAGAAGGACGTGGAAGAGGGCCGGCGGCACCCGAAGGACGCCAAGGTAGCCCTGGCCAAATCCATCGTCGCCGATTTTCATTCCAGAGAGGCCGCTGACGAAGCTCATGCCGAATTCGAGCGGATCTTCCGGGAAGGCCAGGTTCCCACAGACATGCCGGAGCACACCCTGCCCGCGTCGGAACCCCGCATGGTGGTTCATCTTCTGAAAGATCTCGACCTTTGCCCTTCCAATGCCGAGAGTCGGCGAATGATCGCTCAGGGCGCCGTCTCCATTAACGGGGAGAAGGTCTCCGACGAAGGCCTGACCCTGGAGCCGAAACCGGGCGACATCCTGACCCTGAAGGTGGGGAAACGTCGCTGGGCGCGGGTGACCTTCAACTGA
- a CDS encoding pyridoxamine 5'-phosphate oxidase family protein: MRRNDKALTSRTAMEKILSETEFITMAMCNGEEPYLVTMNHGFDPARNCLFLHCAGEGKKLEILKKNNRVWAQAMKDLGYIQGACDHRYISVHIDGRAHIVQDESEKRYALDIMIRQLENYPEPVREKQVTPDAVRRVTILRIDIEAMTAKASKEVHASL; the protein is encoded by the coding sequence ATGCGGCGGAACGACAAGGCCCTGACATCCCGAACGGCCATGGAAAAGATCCTATCCGAAACCGAATTTATCACGATGGCGATGTGCAACGGGGAGGAACCCTACCTCGTCACGATGAACCACGGGTTTGATCCCGCCCGAAACTGCCTTTTCCTCCATTGTGCTGGTGAGGGGAAAAAACTGGAGATCCTCAAGAAAAACAACCGGGTCTGGGCCCAGGCCATGAAAGACCTGGGGTATATCCAGGGAGCCTGCGACCATCGGTACATCTCCGTTCATATCGATGGTCGGGCCCATATCGTCCAGGATGAATCGGAAAAGCGATACGCCCTCGACATCATGATCCGCCAGCTGGAAAACTATCCCGAACCGGTCCGGGAAAAGCAGGTGACCCCCGACGCGGTCCGGCGTGTCACGATCCTCCGGATCGACATCGAGGCAATGACCGCCAAGGCCTCCAAAGAGGTTCACGCTTCCCTCTGA
- a CDS encoding PH domain-containing protein, with translation MHHDDDAHLAPVDPERIYQLTRPDDKLLNLYLIYSLLSNVAFPFVFVPLYFHYITLRYRFDQEGVAVSYGILWRKESYLTYSRIQDIHVSRNIFERWLGLGTVKIQTASGSSSAEESIVGVREFDEIRNFLYARMRGHAVDGKRRGEKEETGNVNQLLTGILEELRGLRQDIEGGNHG, from the coding sequence ATGCACCACGATGATGATGCCCATCTGGCACCCGTAGATCCTGAGCGAATCTATCAACTGACCCGTCCCGACGACAAACTCCTGAATCTCTACCTGATCTACAGCCTCCTGTCCAATGTCGCCTTTCCCTTTGTCTTTGTCCCCCTCTATTTTCACTACATCACGCTTCGATACCGGTTCGATCAGGAGGGTGTAGCCGTTTCGTACGGTATTCTCTGGAGAAAAGAGTCCTATCTGACGTACAGCAGGATCCAGGACATCCACGTTTCCCGGAACATCTTCGAGCGGTGGCTGGGCCTGGGTACCGTGAAGATCCAGACGGCTTCCGGGAGTTCCAGTGCGGAAGAGTCGATTGTGGGTGTAAGGGAATTCGACGAGATCCGGAATTTCCTCTATGCCCGGATGAGAGGCCACGCCGTGGATGGGAAGCGCAGGGGAGAGAAGGAAGAAACGGGAAATGTTAATCAGCTTCTTACAGGGATCCTGGAGGAACTCCGGGGGCTTCGACAGGACATCGAGGGCGGAAACCATGGTTGA
- a CDS encoding PH domain-containing protein, whose protein sequence is MVEFVKSMVFPLLKVTEKAPAPLPGHRQGEYLEILRACPEYLQYKLFFWRIYAVIWGVAIFVLCAIFLFLGPLWALLTIPLMVVGAYKAAVLYVVTCLDYQMRWYVLTDRSLLIRQGVWVVREICLTFANAQNVHIRQGPIQRWFGFSSVEIDTAGGGGKSKEEEGMHTHRAVLRGLKEPYKVRDHILELLKKHRGAGLGDPDDPTGEERSGREIDAELLKGIHHEIREIRAALAGADAG, encoded by the coding sequence ATGGTTGAGTTTGTCAAATCGATGGTCTTTCCACTCCTCAAGGTCACGGAAAAGGCACCCGCACCGCTTCCGGGGCATAGACAGGGCGAGTACCTTGAAATTCTCCGTGCCTGTCCCGAATATCTCCAGTACAAGCTCTTCTTCTGGAGAATTTATGCGGTGATCTGGGGTGTCGCGATTTTTGTACTGTGCGCCATTTTTCTCTTTCTGGGTCCGCTCTGGGCCCTGCTGACGATTCCCCTGATGGTGGTCGGCGCCTACAAGGCGGCCGTTCTCTATGTCGTGACCTGCCTCGATTACCAGATGCGCTGGTACGTCCTGACCGATCGGAGCCTCCTCATCCGCCAGGGAGTCTGGGTGGTGCGGGAGATCTGCCTGACCTTTGCCAACGCGCAGAATGTCCACATCAGGCAGGGACCAATCCAGCGATGGTTCGGGTTCTCCAGTGTGGAAATCGATACGGCCGGGGGTGGAGGGAAATCGAAAGAAGAGGAGGGCATGCACACGCACCGGGCTGTGCTTCGAGGATTGAAAGAGCCCTACAAAGTAAGAGATCACATTCTGGAGTTGCTGAAGAAACACCGCGGCGCGGGTCTGGGGGATCCGGACGATCCCACGGGAGAAGAACGATCGGGCCGCGAAATAGACGCTGAACTTCTGAAGGGGATCCACCATGAAATCCGGGAGATTCGAGCGGCACTTGCGGGAGCCGACGCAGGGTAG
- a CDS encoding serine hydrolase domain-containing protein, with amino-acid sequence MKRKTLCLVLSLLTFLAVQPLFSEPTPLERDVDRYLKPLLDEDLISGSILIARKGKIELSKGYGLANREHNVPCTAETVYRLASVTKTFTAAAVMILQDRGLLKVDDPLSKYIPDYPGGDRITLHHLLNHTAGVINYSALHDHYRVWAMDHTLDQVIDRFKNEPLRFEPGERFEYSNSGYVLLARVIEIASGQSFGDFLKANIFKPLGMTSSGVDSHTKVIPHRATGHYNMGEEIIQAPYLYMEYTSGAGALYSTVEDMYRWDRGLMAGKLLSPEALEKMYTPGQGNYGYGWFVREEFGHRLIEHRGGINGFLTMIQRFIDDDVVVITLFNYVSTFARQVNRDLAAIALGLPVKPVLIPEGVGVEKEKLAELEGTYAVMEQAYTVLMEEGALYFSGPDQPKEKLIPQSEVTFYLRKGNALLHFPRNEAGVVERMIYQQSEHLLPCPKVKVESSGKNDA; translated from the coding sequence ATGAAGAGAAAAACCCTCTGCCTTGTTCTTTCCCTGCTGACATTCCTGGCAGTTCAGCCCTTATTCTCAGAACCGACTCCGCTGGAACGGGATGTGGACCGGTACCTCAAACCCCTTCTGGATGAAGATCTTATCAGCGGATCGATCCTGATCGCCCGAAAGGGAAAGATCGAGCTTTCCAAAGGGTACGGCCTGGCCAACCGGGAGCACAACGTACCCTGCACAGCGGAGACGGTCTATCGCCTGGCCTCGGTGACGAAAACCTTCACGGCCGCGGCCGTCATGATTCTCCAGGACCGGGGCCTCCTCAAGGTGGATGATCCCCTGTCCAAGTATATTCCCGACTATCCCGGGGGGGATCGGATCACCCTGCACCATCTCCTGAACCACACGGCGGGCGTCATAAACTACAGTGCCCTTCACGACCACTACCGGGTCTGGGCAATGGACCATACCCTCGACCAGGTGATCGACCGCTTCAAAAACGAACCCCTGCGGTTCGAGCCGGGGGAACGATTTGAATACAGTAATTCCGGGTACGTCCTCCTGGCCCGGGTCATCGAGATCGCGAGCGGTCAGTCCTTTGGGGATTTTCTAAAGGCCAACATCTTCAAGCCGCTGGGAATGACCTCCAGCGGCGTCGACTCCCACACGAAGGTGATCCCTCATCGGGCCACGGGCCACTACAACATGGGGGAGGAGATCATTCAGGCCCCCTATCTCTACATGGAATACACCAGCGGAGCCGGTGCTCTTTATTCCACGGTGGAAGATATGTACCGCTGGGATCGAGGCCTTATGGCCGGGAAGCTCCTTTCTCCGGAGGCTCTGGAGAAGATGTACACGCCGGGGCAGGGGAATTACGGGTACGGGTGGTTTGTCCGGGAGGAGTTCGGCCACAGGCTGATCGAGCACCGCGGTGGCATCAACGGCTTTCTGACGATGATCCAGCGATTCATCGACGATGATGTTGTCGTGATCACCCTCTTCAACTACGTCTCCACCTTCGCCCGGCAGGTCAACCGGGACTTAGCCGCCATAGCCCTTGGGCTGCCCGTAAAGCCCGTCCTGATCCCGGAGGGGGTCGGTGTCGAGAAGGAGAAGCTGGCCGAACTTGAAGGAACCTATGCCGTCATGGAGCAAGCCTACACCGTGCTAATGGAAGAGGGAGCCCTCTATTTCTCAGGTCCCGACCAGCCAAAGGAGAAGCTCATCCCTCAGAGTGAAGTCACCTTCTATCTCCGGAAGGGCAACGCCCTCTTACACTTCCCCAGGAACGAGGCGGGGGTTGTGGAGCGGATGATCTACCAGCAGAGCGAGCACTTGCTCCCCTGCCCGAAGGTCAAGGTCGAATCATCAGGCAAGAACGATGCATAA
- a CDS encoding DUF4097 family beta strand repeat-containing protein, giving the protein MKKVSFFAILFLSAMLVAGTVTSHHEKTLKAIPDGTVVVDVSFHNVDVTVRPGESVSAVVDLEISGDKEKAEAMLKEYEPTFEVKDNKIVIKSQKRSKGSFSWKKIKARGHVVLDMPPSMSLSVDSSSGNFTFNGDLKNHDLDIDLSSGNISLDGAMKSLDIDASSGNVNARFSHAVDKVSIDLSSGSVTLDGPVANLSVDASSGNIDADGLTGSARIDTSSGTIEASWTSITPGSRITADASSGNVTLTLPAGTQLSGSIDVGSGNIESDFPFKLFKDRGHAEFSGGPGSIPIEVDTSSGSVTIREK; this is encoded by the coding sequence ATGAAAAAGGTTTCCTTTTTCGCTATTCTTTTTCTATCCGCGATGCTGGTCGCCGGAACGGTGACTTCCCATCACGAAAAGACCCTGAAAGCAATCCCGGATGGTACCGTGGTAGTCGACGTGTCCTTTCACAACGTCGACGTGACCGTTCGGCCGGGAGAGAGTGTGTCGGCGGTTGTGGATCTGGAAATATCCGGAGACAAGGAAAAGGCCGAGGCCATGCTCAAGGAGTATGAGCCCACCTTTGAGGTAAAAGACAACAAGATCGTTATCAAATCGCAAAAACGGTCCAAGGGATCGTTTTCCTGGAAAAAGATCAAGGCCCGCGGGCACGTCGTTCTTGACATGCCGCCCTCCATGAGCCTGAGTGTCGATTCATCTTCAGGGAATTTCACCTTCAACGGCGATCTGAAGAACCACGACCTCGATATTGACCTATCCTCAGGAAATATAAGCCTGGACGGGGCGATGAAGTCGCTCGACATCGATGCGTCTTCCGGGAATGTCAATGCCCGTTTTTCTCACGCTGTCGACAAAGTTTCCATCGACCTCTCTTCGGGCAGCGTGACCCTTGACGGACCGGTGGCGAATCTTTCGGTGGATGCTTCCTCCGGCAACATCGATGCGGACGGACTCACCGGATCGGCGAGGATCGACACCTCATCGGGAACGATCGAGGCTTCCTGGACGTCCATCACGCCGGGAAGCAGGATTACTGCAGATGCCTCTTCCGGGAATGTTACCCTGACCCTTCCCGCCGGCACGCAGCTTTCGGGCTCTATCGATGTCGGCTCCGGAAATATCGAATCGGACTTTCCCTTCAAGCTTTTTAAGGACAGGGGCCACGCGGAATTTTCCGGGGGACCGGGATCGATCCCCATCGAAGTCGATACATCCAGCGGCTCCGTCACGATCCGGGAAAAGTAA
- a CDS encoding transposase, with the protein MARIARVVVPNIPHHVTQRGNRNQQVFFQNQDYEKYLSLLKTYTEIHNVSIWAYCLMPNHVHLIAVPHDKEGLTGAIREVHRRYTRMINFRYEWRGHLWQSRYASYPMDQHHLLAAARYIERNPVSANIVARPEDWEWSSARHHLGIQIGDLISKDDLLPSLINQWTYFLASNVEESDISIMKRHQNTGRPLGDKMFISLCETLLERTLLPKKPGPRGPWKYKQAKKK; encoded by the coding sequence ATGGCAAGGATTGCAAGGGTTGTTGTTCCCAACATTCCTCATCATGTCACGCAACGAGGGAATCGTAACCAGCAGGTGTTCTTTCAAAATCAGGACTATGAAAAGTATTTGTCTCTATTAAAAACCTACACGGAAATTCATAATGTATCAATTTGGGCCTATTGTCTTATGCCTAACCATGTTCACCTTATTGCGGTTCCTCATGATAAGGAAGGATTAACCGGTGCAATCCGGGAAGTACATCGGCGCTATACGAGAATGATTAACTTTCGATACGAATGGCGTGGTCATTTATGGCAATCGAGATATGCCTCTTATCCAATGGATCAACACCATCTGCTTGCAGCGGCTCGCTATATAGAGCGTAATCCTGTGAGTGCAAATATTGTAGCAAGGCCTGAAGATTGGGAATGGAGCAGTGCCAGACACCATTTGGGCATTCAGATAGGTGATCTTATCTCAAAAGATGATCTGCTTCCCAGCCTGATTAATCAATGGACTTATTTTCTGGCGTCGAATGTGGAAGAATCGGATATATCAATAATGAAGCGCCATCAAAATACAGGCAGACCGCTTGGTGACAAAATGTTCATCTCGTTATGTGAAACCCTCCTGGAACGCACGCTGCTCCCGAAAAAGCCAGGCCCTCGGGGGCCCTGGAAATACAAACAAGCTAAGAAAAAATAA
- a CDS encoding DUF3160 domain-containing protein, producing MRKNVQSLFTSKLRAPLSGVLIVFLALSAGVMASGGPLVTITDKVQTEFGTYVPVFVRSVPSVVPYTVEAGLTNVINREDYNLTAEQIELIVQNGFVATPESSYDSGTGYNEIYDVYVEANSKGLPIFVTTDAVLHIYHRFFDDILQNIEEDQFLPSLIALDTSLFSRARQMDLDENDPSTFLLGAYFAVALSLADPSFEVPSDYSAIVAQELALIEAHEGYAASPLFGAYPEDYSQYKPRGHYTKSEALERYFKTMMWHGRMTFILRDGYGTVQPTLTGAALLLTQALSTGNHGEEWGGIYFPTTFFAGRADDLLYTDYLTVATRIYGSDFLTQAPDLILDPASLQTFITEAEASLPDPEIPTLTGKGLRFMGQRFIPDSLMFTRLVYPYVLDRYMPRSLDVMAVLGSDLSLEILEAEGETVYPGYMEEMKDLKERFSSYPEAQWADNLYWNWLYTLMPLLYPKGEGYPFFMQNGAWEKKDLNAALGSWTELRHDTILYAKQSTSGTGMPPEYFPTPGYVEPNADLYARLAALTRYTMDGLTGFSLLDTDTEQRLRGFEAILLELKTIAEKELANRPPNHKEQAWLSTFGDTIRNLVTTSDYPDDSSPVVGDDPMAIIADVHTDPNSSTCLEEAVGFPYRLLVAVPVSGQVLLTVGASFSYYEFSWPISDRLTDEAWRDMLKEDPPPDPPAWTNAFRDSSTLSNPNPTHVWSGASFVDVDVTVEVNQAEELLVLTLTIPYEQIESIGGTINGADLNLADASSHGEGTVMTFHLPEGFYDLEDGAFTLSISTIYGAHFTWLTDLKSDFHSRPFSSP from the coding sequence ATGAGGAAAAACGTTCAAAGTCTATTTACTTCGAAATTACGCGCCCCTCTTTCGGGGGTTCTGATCGTCTTCCTAGCCCTGTCCGCCGGAGTCATGGCATCCGGGGGCCCCCTCGTCACGATCACCGATAAAGTACAGACGGAATTTGGCACGTACGTGCCTGTCTTCGTCCGGAGCGTGCCTTCCGTGGTGCCCTACACCGTGGAAGCCGGACTGACCAATGTCATCAACCGGGAAGATTACAACCTGACCGCGGAACAGATCGAGCTCATTGTTCAGAATGGATTTGTGGCAACCCCCGAATCTTCGTACGACTCGGGTACCGGGTACAACGAAATTTACGATGTCTACGTCGAAGCCAATTCGAAGGGACTGCCCATTTTTGTTACAACAGACGCAGTTCTTCATATTTACCACCGATTCTTCGATGACATCCTGCAGAACATCGAGGAGGACCAGTTCCTGCCCTCGCTTATCGCACTGGATACCAGCCTCTTTTCCCGGGCACGACAGATGGATCTGGATGAGAACGATCCTTCGACCTTTCTTCTTGGTGCCTATTTTGCCGTGGCCCTCTCCCTGGCTGATCCCTCCTTTGAAGTCCCTTCGGACTACAGCGCCATCGTGGCGCAGGAGCTTGCCCTGATCGAGGCTCACGAGGGGTACGCGGCCTCTCCCCTATTCGGCGCCTACCCGGAGGACTACAGCCAGTACAAACCGAGAGGTCACTACACGAAGTCTGAAGCTCTGGAACGCTATTTCAAAACGATGATGTGGCACGGCCGGATGACCTTCATCCTTCGGGATGGCTATGGAACGGTTCAGCCCACCCTCACGGGAGCCGCCCTTCTTCTCACCCAGGCCCTGTCTACGGGTAACCACGGTGAGGAATGGGGTGGTATCTACTTCCCGACCACCTTCTTCGCCGGCCGGGCCGACGACCTTCTGTACACCGACTATCTGACCGTTGCCACCCGGATATACGGATCGGACTTTCTCACCCAGGCTCCCGACCTGATCCTTGATCCGGCCTCTCTCCAGACCTTCATCACGGAAGCGGAAGCCTCCCTCCCCGATCCGGAAATTCCCACCCTGACCGGAAAGGGGCTTCGGTTCATGGGCCAGAGGTTTATTCCGGATTCCCTGATGTTCACCCGTCTCGTGTACCCGTATGTCCTGGATCGCTACATGCCCCGCAGTCTCGATGTCATGGCCGTCCTTGGATCGGACCTGAGCCTTGAAATCCTGGAAGCGGAAGGAGAAACCGTTTATCCTGGTTACATGGAGGAGATGAAGGACCTTAAGGAGCGGTTCTCTTCCTACCCGGAAGCCCAGTGGGCCGACAACCTCTACTGGAACTGGCTCTACACCCTGATGCCCCTCCTCTACCCGAAGGGGGAAGGCTATCCCTTCTTCATGCAGAACGGGGCATGGGAGAAAAAGGATCTCAACGCAGCCCTCGGCTCCTGGACGGAGCTCCGCCACGACACGATCCTCTATGCAAAGCAGAGCACATCGGGAACAGGGATGCCCCCCGAATACTTTCCAACGCCGGGCTATGTCGAACCCAACGCCGATCTGTACGCCCGACTGGCGGCTCTCACCCGATACACGATGGATGGCCTGACAGGATTTTCTCTCCTGGACACCGACACGGAACAACGCCTGCGGGGTTTTGAAGCCATCCTCCTGGAGCTGAAAACCATTGCCGAAAAGGAACTCGCCAATCGGCCTCCAAACCATAAGGAACAGGCATGGCTTTCAACCTTCGGAGACACGATCCGGAACCTGGTCACAACGTCCGATTATCCGGATGACTCCTCCCCTGTCGTGGGTGATGACCCCATGGCGATCATCGCCGACGTCCACACTGATCCCAACAGTTCCACCTGCCTGGAGGAGGCCGTGGGGTTTCCGTACCGCCTTCTCGTGGCTGTTCCCGTGAGCGGCCAGGTCCTGCTCACCGTGGGTGCCTCCTTTTCCTACTACGAATTCTCCTGGCCGATCTCCGACCGGCTCACCGACGAAGCCTGGAGGGATATGCTGAAAGAGGATCCCCCCCCCGATCCGCCGGCATGGACCAACGCTTTCCGGGACAGTTCGACCCTTTCAAATCCCAACCCGACTCACGTATGGTCCGGAGCTTCATTCGTTGATGTCGATGTGACGGTTGAGGTCAATCAAGCCGAAGAGCTTCTCGTTCTGACCCTCACGATTCCCTATGAACAGATCGAGTCGATCGGGGGCACGATCAACGGAGCAGACCTGAACCTGGCAGACGCGAGCTCGCATGGCGAGGGAACGGTCATGACCTTTCATCTTCCTGAGGGATTTTATGACCTGGAAGACGGAGCCTTCACACTCTCCATTTCAACGATTTACGGGGCCCATTTCACCTGGCTGACCGACCTGAAGAGCGATTTCCACTCCCGCCCCTTCTCCAGCCCGTAA